The Lycium ferocissimum isolate CSIRO_LF1 chromosome 1, AGI_CSIRO_Lferr_CH_V1, whole genome shotgun sequence genome includes a region encoding these proteins:
- the LOC132047099 gene encoding FCS-Like Zinc finger 8 — protein sequence MADHNSLPSQTDNTRKTCSSFFGSPRLFTSKGFPDTESIMSPTSILDTKPFSAFRNPFWSDLNSNTPKSPKPESRVHCSKGVCLGLVDALIDEKNDSKELNPVSRMVVLGSQLKIQIPALPPSFNSPTDSPPSPGDFGIKTRNSQLGSLSPVKKSPFGSSNSNMEIPNSPGAFSSLSAAEMELSEEYTCVISYGPNPRTTHIFDDCIVESCCGVVKYSESRKENEFINPSPPMSYPSENFLSFCHTCKKNLGIGKDIYMYRGEKAFCSSDCRYKEMMLEEGMDKSETDDVFGIIS from the exons ATGGCAGATCATAATTCTTTACCATCTCAAACAGACAACACTAGAAAAACATGTTCCTCTTTTTTTGGTTCACCAAGGTTGTTCACTAGTAAGGGGTTTCCTGATACTGAGTCTATTATGAGTCCAACTTCAATTCTTGATACTAAACCTTTTTCTGCATTTAGAAACCCCTTTTGGTCTGATTTAAACTCAAACACTCCAAAATCCCCTAAACCTGAAAGTAGAGTTCATTGCTCAAAAGGGGTTTGTCTTGGCCTTGTTGATGCTTTgattgatgaaaaaaatgattcaAAAGAATTGAATCCAGTGAGCAGAATGGTTGTTTTAGGTTCACAATTGAAAATTCAGATCCCTGCATTGCCTCCCTCTTTTAATTCACCTACTGATTCACCTCCTTCACCAGGTGATTTTGGTATCAAGACTAGAAATTCCCAATTAGGTTCTTTATCTCCTGTGAAGAAATCTCCATTTGGTTCTTCAAATTCTAATATGGAAATCCCAAATTCACCTGGGGCTTTTAGTAGTCTATCTGCTGCTGAGATGGAGCTTTCTGAGGAGTATACTTGTGTGATTTCATATGGTCCAAATCCAAGAACGACTCACATATTTGATGATTGCATTGTTGAGAGCTGTTGTGGTGTTGTTAAGTACTCtgaatcaagaaaagaaaatgagtttaTTAATCCCAGTCCTCCAATGAGCTATCCATCTGAGAATTTTCTCAGCTTCTGTCACACTTGCAAGAAAAATCTTGGAATAGGGAAAGACATTTACATGTACAG AGGTGAGAAGGCATTTTGCAGCAGTGATTGCAGATACAAAGAAATGATGTTGGAGGAGGGAATGGATAAATCAGAGACTGATGATGTATTTGGTATTATTTCCTGA
- the LOC132047110 gene encoding folate-biopterin transporter 1, chloroplastic isoform X1 yields the protein MPTIITTNTSVSIPILPSVNPLFPFFSFSPIISHFRRRKPPSFTISAATSRRKPLFEPPDSKMSVSVQMPTEPLIDSRNRKGDQPSTTVKEDSVLSNKTVPHKNKYSLSSISFFGVDLTPDNIAVAMVYFVQGVLGLARLAVSFYLKDDLHLDPAETAVISGFSSLPWLIKPLYGFISDSFPLFGYRRRSYLVLSGLLGAFSWFLMATFVDSKYSAAFSILIGSLSVAFSDVVVDSMVVERARGESQSMSGSLQSLCWGSSAFGGIVSAYFSGSLVDAYGVRFVFGATSLLPLITSAVSVLVKEQPVRGPARGVSVGDGFIDSSKTNFIQLWGAIKQPSVLLPTLFIFLWQATPQSDSAMFYFTTNKLGFTPEFLGRVKLVTSVASLIGVGLYNGFLKKVPLRKIFLVMTLFGTALGMTQVLLVTGLNRQFGISDEWFAIGDSLIITVLGQASFMPVLVLAARICPQGMEATLFATLMSISNGGSVLGGLIGAGLTQVFGVTKDRFDNLAFLIVLCNLSSLLPLPLLGLLPGDEPDTKDNTDIEMKSN from the exons atGCCTACAATAATAACTACCAACACTTCAGTCTCAATCCCAATCTTACCCTCAGTTAAtccccttttccctttcttctccttctctccAATAATCTCTCATTTTCGTCGCCGGAAACCGCCTTCCTTCACCATCTCCGCCGCCACCTCTCGCCGGAAACCGCTGTTCGAACCACCGGACTCCAAAATGTCAGTCTCAGTTCAGATGCCAACTGAACCGTTGATTGATTCTAGAAATC GAAAGGGAGATCAGCCGTCAACCACTGTTAAAGAAGATTCTGTCTTGTCCAATAAAACTGTGCCTCACAAGAACAAATATTCTTTAAGTTCAATCAGTTTCTTTGGAGTGGATCTAACCCCAGATAACATTGCCGTTGCTATGGTATATTTTGTTCAAGGTGTCCTGGGCCTTGCTAGGCTTGCTGTTAGCTTTTACTTGAAAGATGACCTGCACCTAGATCCTGCAGAG ACAGCTGTCATATCTGGTTTCTCATCATTGCCATGGCTCATAAAACCATTGTATGGTTTCATCAG CGATTCCTTCCCACTCTTTGGATACCGGAGGAGATCATACTTGGTACTCTCAGGGCTTCTGGGGGCATTCTCATGGTTTTTGATGGCCACCTTCGTTGATAGCAAGTATAGTGCTGCCTTCTCCATACTTATTGGTTCTCTTTCTGTCGCTTTCTCAGATGTT GTTGTAGATTCCATGGTTGTTGAGAGGGCACGCGGTGAGTCTCAAAGCATGTCAGGATCTCTTCAGTCATTGTGCTGGGGTTCTTCGGCATTTGGAGGAATTGTGAGTGCCTACTTTAGTGGCTCCCTTGTGGATGCTTATGGTGTGAG GTTTGTTTTTGGTGCAACATCATTACTTCCGCTCATAACATCTGCAGTATCTGTACTTGTGAAAGAGCAACCTGTACGAGGCCCAGCAAGGGGAGTTTCTGTAGGTGATGGCTTCATCGATAGCTCAAAAACAAATTTTATCCAGTTATGGGGAGCTATTAAGCAGCCTAGTGTTCTACTTCCCAccctctttattttcttatggCAGGCAACGCCACAGTCAGATTCTGCTATGTTTTACTTCAC GACAAACAAACTTGGTTTCACTCCGGAATTTCTTGGCCGCGTTAAGCTTGTCACCTCAGTTGCATCACTTATCGGTGTGGGGCTTTATAATGGTTTTTTAAAGAAAGTTCCTTTACGGAAGATATTCCTCGTAATGACTCTCTTTGGTACAGCTCTTGGTATGACCCAG GTTCTGCTGGTGACTGGATTGAACCGGCAGTTTGGCATTAGTGATGAGTGGTTTGCTATTGGGGATTCCTTGATTATAACTGTTCTGGGTCAG GCATCTTTCATGCCTGTTCTGGTACTAGCTGCAAGAATATGTCCACAAGGAATGGAAGCAACTCTCTTCGCAACCCTTATGTCCATATCCAATGGAGGGAGTGTCCTTGGAGGTCTAATTGGTGCAGGTCTAACCCAGGTATTTGGTGTCACCAAGGACAGGTTTGACAACTTGGCTTTTCTGATAGTTCTCTGCAATCTCAGCTCTCTATTGCCTTTGCCCCTACTTGGTCTTCTTCCTGGCGATGAACCAGATACAAAAGACAATACTGATATTGAGATGAAGTCTAATTGA
- the LOC132047110 gene encoding folate-biopterin transporter 1, chloroplastic isoform X2, with translation MVYFVQGVLGLARLAVSFYLKDDLHLDPAETAVISGFSSLPWLIKPLYGFISDSFPLFGYRRRSYLVLSGLLGAFSWFLMATFVDSKYSAAFSILIGSLSVAFSDVVVDSMVVERARGESQSMSGSLQSLCWGSSAFGGIVSAYFSGSLVDAYGVRFVFGATSLLPLITSAVSVLVKEQPVRGPARGVSVGDGFIDSSKTNFIQLWGAIKQPSVLLPTLFIFLWQATPQSDSAMFYFTTNKLGFTPEFLGRVKLVTSVASLIGVGLYNGFLKKVPLRKIFLVMTLFGTALGMTQVLLVTGLNRQFGISDEWFAIGDSLIITVLGQASFMPVLVLAARICPQGMEATLFATLMSISNGGSVLGGLIGAGLTQVFGVTKDRFDNLAFLIVLCNLSSLLPLPLLGLLPGDEPDTKDNTDIEMKSN, from the exons ATGGTATATTTTGTTCAAGGTGTCCTGGGCCTTGCTAGGCTTGCTGTTAGCTTTTACTTGAAAGATGACCTGCACCTAGATCCTGCAGAG ACAGCTGTCATATCTGGTTTCTCATCATTGCCATGGCTCATAAAACCATTGTATGGTTTCATCAG CGATTCCTTCCCACTCTTTGGATACCGGAGGAGATCATACTTGGTACTCTCAGGGCTTCTGGGGGCATTCTCATGGTTTTTGATGGCCACCTTCGTTGATAGCAAGTATAGTGCTGCCTTCTCCATACTTATTGGTTCTCTTTCTGTCGCTTTCTCAGATGTT GTTGTAGATTCCATGGTTGTTGAGAGGGCACGCGGTGAGTCTCAAAGCATGTCAGGATCTCTTCAGTCATTGTGCTGGGGTTCTTCGGCATTTGGAGGAATTGTGAGTGCCTACTTTAGTGGCTCCCTTGTGGATGCTTATGGTGTGAG GTTTGTTTTTGGTGCAACATCATTACTTCCGCTCATAACATCTGCAGTATCTGTACTTGTGAAAGAGCAACCTGTACGAGGCCCAGCAAGGGGAGTTTCTGTAGGTGATGGCTTCATCGATAGCTCAAAAACAAATTTTATCCAGTTATGGGGAGCTATTAAGCAGCCTAGTGTTCTACTTCCCAccctctttattttcttatggCAGGCAACGCCACAGTCAGATTCTGCTATGTTTTACTTCAC GACAAACAAACTTGGTTTCACTCCGGAATTTCTTGGCCGCGTTAAGCTTGTCACCTCAGTTGCATCACTTATCGGTGTGGGGCTTTATAATGGTTTTTTAAAGAAAGTTCCTTTACGGAAGATATTCCTCGTAATGACTCTCTTTGGTACAGCTCTTGGTATGACCCAG GTTCTGCTGGTGACTGGATTGAACCGGCAGTTTGGCATTAGTGATGAGTGGTTTGCTATTGGGGATTCCTTGATTATAACTGTTCTGGGTCAG GCATCTTTCATGCCTGTTCTGGTACTAGCTGCAAGAATATGTCCACAAGGAATGGAAGCAACTCTCTTCGCAACCCTTATGTCCATATCCAATGGAGGGAGTGTCCTTGGAGGTCTAATTGGTGCAGGTCTAACCCAGGTATTTGGTGTCACCAAGGACAGGTTTGACAACTTGGCTTTTCTGATAGTTCTCTGCAATCTCAGCTCTCTATTGCCTTTGCCCCTACTTGGTCTTCTTCCTGGCGATGAACCAGATACAAAAGACAATACTGATATTGAGATGAAGTCTAATTGA